The following are from one region of the Paenibacillus bovis genome:
- the dapD gene encoding 2,3,4,5-tetrahydropyridine-2,6-dicarboxylate N-acetyltransferase: MSTEMNTHEIINLIKTSKKKTPVKVYLKGQLDGLTFPEGVQTFITGNTGVIFGDWADIQGVLSENSTQIEDHVIESDRRNSAIPLLDMKNINARIEPGAFIREMVSIGDNAVIMMGAVINIGVVIGEGTMIDMGAVLGGRVQVGKMCHIGAGSVLAGVIEPPSAQPVVVEDDVLIGANVVVLEGVRIGEGAVVAAGAVVTQDVPAFSVVAGTPARVIKQVDDKTKSKTEILQDLRTL, translated from the coding sequence ATGTCTACCGAGATGAACACGCACGAAATTATTAACTTGATCAAAACAAGCAAAAAGAAAACTCCTGTCAAAGTATACCTCAAAGGACAGCTGGACGGTCTGACTTTCCCTGAGGGCGTACAGACTTTCATTACCGGCAACACCGGCGTTATTTTCGGTGACTGGGCGGATATCCAGGGCGTATTGAGCGAGAACAGCACACAGATCGAAGATCATGTGATCGAGAGCGATCGTCGCAACTCCGCGATTCCGCTGCTGGATATGAAGAACATCAACGCACGTATCGAGCCGGGCGCATTTATCCGTGAAATGGTATCGATTGGCGACAATGCGGTTATCATGATGGGCGCAGTCATCAATATCGGCGTGGTAATCGGCGAAGGTACAATGATCGATATGGGCGCTGTCCTCGGCGGACGCGTTCAAGTCGGTAAAATGTGTCACATCGGTGCAGGCTCCGTTCTGGCGGGCGTTATCGAGCCACCTAGTGCACAGCCGGTTGTCGTGGAAGACGATGTACTGATCGGTGCCAATGTAGTCGTTCTGGAAGGCGTACGCATCGGTGAAGGCGCTGTGGTAGCAGCCGGAGCTGTTGTAACCCAGGACGTACCGGCATTCTCCGTAGTCGCAGGCACACCTGCACGCGTGATCAAGCAGGTCGACGACAAAACGAAATCCA
- a CDS encoding SDR family NAD(P)-dependent oxidoreductase — protein MRIALITGSGRKGGLGFETAKQLGARGYHTILAARRMEQITPFVEELKSLGISASPVVVDITDDKSIIEAASTVEMQYGKLDVLINNAAMLKAGESIEKMDIDELRSILDTNVVGTWSVTQKFLPLLIKSDQGRIVNVSSSAGSLEDPQYGFINGALEMPTLGYDISKLAMNGLTIKMAKEFKQYKMLVNSVCPDITDTFGTGGGRPVSESAKGIVWAATLPDDGPTGLFFRDGKQLPW, from the coding sequence ATGAGAATAGCTTTAATAACAGGTTCTGGCCGTAAGGGAGGACTGGGGTTTGAAACTGCAAAACAATTGGGTGCCAGGGGATACCACACTATTTTAGCTGCCCGGAGAATGGAACAGATTACTCCATTTGTAGAAGAATTAAAAAGCCTTGGAATAAGCGCTTCTCCAGTAGTCGTGGATATTACAGATGATAAAAGTATAATTGAGGCTGCATCTACCGTCGAAATGCAATATGGTAAATTGGATGTTCTTATCAATAATGCAGCAATGTTGAAAGCTGGAGAGTCTATTGAAAAAATGGATATTGATGAATTAAGAAGCATATTAGACACCAACGTCGTTGGTACATGGAGTGTCACTCAAAAGTTTTTACCGTTGCTAATAAAATCGGATCAAGGAAGAATCGTTAACGTTTCAAGTAGTGCAGGTTCATTAGAAGACCCTCAATATGGATTTATAAATGGTGCATTAGAGATGCCTACCTTAGGGTATGATATATCGAAATTGGCTATGAATGGACTTACGATAAAAATGGCAAAAGAATTTAAGCAATATAAAATGTTAGTCAATTCTGTTTGCCCGGATATAACAGATACATTTGGAACCGGTGGGGGACGCCCTGTGAGCGAGAGTGCAAAGGGAATTGTTTGGGCAGCAACTCTTCCTGATGATGGCCCAACCGGACTTTTCTTTAGAGATGGAAAACAACTTCCATGGTGA
- a CDS encoding SDR family NAD(P)-dependent oxidoreductase translates to MKKTIAIVGAGAGLGLSIARKFGQNGFRVALISRDQTKLDELAAQLAAENIEAVGFAADVFYKEQLEAALQAIKKRFGFIDVVEYSPTAGNYLPTPAWQITDENALDIFSGFTLGAIRTVQSVLPDMLTKGTGALLFTTALTSIYSIQSTANMGIAMSALRNYAHNLHKDLADKGIYVGHLALGVYIKPGTQTDASYIADAWFDLYSKQNKMEETFPVGVTPESVIR, encoded by the coding sequence ATGAAAAAAACAATCGCAATTGTAGGTGCGGGAGCAGGACTTGGCTTATCTATTGCCCGCAAGTTTGGTCAAAATGGCTTTCGAGTTGCATTGATCTCTCGGGATCAAACAAAGCTGGATGAATTGGCGGCGCAATTAGCAGCAGAGAACATCGAAGCCGTTGGCTTCGCAGCAGACGTATTTTATAAAGAACAATTGGAAGCGGCACTCCAGGCTATCAAGAAACGATTTGGATTCATTGATGTTGTGGAATATAGTCCTACAGCAGGCAACTACCTGCCGACTCCAGCTTGGCAAATTACAGATGAGAATGCCCTGGATATCTTCTCCGGTTTTACACTGGGTGCCATTCGGACCGTTCAATCGGTACTACCGGATATGTTAACTAAAGGAACGGGCGCATTGCTGTTTACGACGGCACTGACCTCCATCTATTCCATTCAAAGTACGGCCAATATGGGAATTGCCATGAGCGCTCTACGCAACTATGCACACAACCTCCATAAGGATTTGGCCGATAAGGGGATCTACGTAGGCCATCTTGCCTTGGGCGTATATATCAAGCCTGGTACACAGACAGACGCTTCGTATATTGCCGATGCCTGGTTCGACCTTTATTCCAAACAAAATAAAATGGAAGAGACTTTCCCTGTGGGCGTTACTCCGGAGAGTGTCATACGGTAA
- a CDS encoding Rrf2 family transcriptional regulator produces the protein MSAANKGIPIGPPHFKIAVHALVWLAKNNSILSSAMIASQLDTHATFLRRFMQSLTVAGIVESKGGREGGYILNKPAHLISLGDVYLAVNTGTGPELNVNCNKASEQLDLEIEKILFESEKETIEYLKQFTISDLMNKIDDFSY, from the coding sequence ATGAGTGCGGCAAACAAGGGAATCCCCATCGGGCCTCCGCATTTTAAAATCGCTGTCCATGCGCTTGTTTGGTTAGCCAAGAATAACAGTATACTGTCCAGCGCCATGATTGCTTCACAGCTCGATACCCACGCAACTTTTTTGAGAAGATTTATGCAATCGTTGACCGTAGCTGGGATTGTGGAGTCGAAGGGTGGGCGCGAAGGCGGGTACATTTTGAATAAACCTGCTCATTTAATATCGTTAGGCGATGTTTATTTAGCTGTTAATACGGGAACTGGACCAGAATTGAATGTAAACTGCAATAAAGCAAGCGAGCAGCTGGACTTGGAAATAGAGAAAATATTATTTGAATCCGAAAAAGAAACGATCGAATATTTAAAGCAATTTACGATCTCGGATTTAATGAACAAGATCGATGATTTCTCTTATTAG
- a CDS encoding branched-chain amino acid aminotransferase: MTIDIKIEKTTSPKTKPETKGLVFGSKFTDHMFILDYDHGQGWHDPRIVPYQNISMDPAAKVFHYGQTIFEGLKAYLTEDGRILMFRPTKNIERLNLSNERLSIPEIDPELALEALRQLVLIDKEWIPEGEGTSLYIRPFVIATEAALGVAPSLQYKFMIILSPVAAYYAEGINPVKIYVESKYVRAVPGGVGTAKTAGNYAAGLKAQEGATELGYSQVMWLDGVHRKYIEEVGSMNVFFKIDGTVVTPALNGSILHGITRDSIIQLLKHWEIPVEERQLSIDELEEASRSGKLEEAFGTGTAAVISPIGELNWQGEKLTINEGKTGELSAKLYETLTGIQKGAIEDPFGWTLEVK; the protein is encoded by the coding sequence ATGACGATCGATATCAAAATCGAAAAGACAACAAGCCCAAAAACCAAACCTGAAACAAAAGGTCTGGTATTCGGCAGTAAATTTACAGATCATATGTTCATTCTGGATTATGATCATGGACAAGGATGGCACGATCCTCGTATCGTGCCTTATCAAAATATCAGCATGGACCCGGCAGCCAAAGTCTTTCACTACGGACAGACCATCTTTGAAGGTCTGAAAGCTTACCTGACCGAAGACGGACGCATTCTGATGTTCCGCCCGACCAAAAATATCGAGCGTCTGAACCTGTCCAACGAGCGCCTGAGTATTCCCGAGATTGATCCGGAGCTGGCTCTTGAAGCGCTGCGTCAGCTGGTGCTGATCGACAAAGAATGGATTCCCGAGGGCGAAGGCACTTCCCTGTATATCCGTCCATTCGTAATCGCGACAGAAGCGGCACTGGGCGTAGCCCCATCCCTGCAGTACAAATTTATGATTATTCTGTCTCCGGTTGCTGCGTATTATGCCGAAGGCATTAATCCGGTCAAAATCTATGTGGAATCCAAGTATGTTCGCGCAGTTCCCGGCGGCGTAGGTACGGCCAAAACAGCCGGCAACTACGCAGCAGGTCTCAAAGCGCAGGAAGGCGCAACCGAGCTGGGTTATTCCCAGGTCATGTGGCTGGACGGCGTACACCGCAAATATATCGAAGAAGTCGGCAGTATGAACGTCTTTTTCAAAATCGACGGTACGGTAGTTACACCGGCACTGAACGGCAGTATCCTGCACGGGATTACCCGCGATTCGATTATCCAGCTGCTCAAGCACTGGGAGATTCCGGTAGAGGAGCGCCAGCTGTCTATCGACGAACTGGAAGAAGCCTCCCGTTCCGGCAAGTTGGAAGAAGCATTCGGTACAGGTACAGCGGCGGTTATCTCTCCGATCGGCGAACTGAACTGGCAGGGTGAGAAACTGACCATCAACGAAGGCAAGACCGGCGAACTGTCGGCCAAACTGTACGAGACACTGACCGGCATCCAAAAGGGCGCAATCGAAGATCCATTTGGCTGGACGCTGGAAGTAAAGTAA
- a CDS encoding anti-phage deoxyguanosine triphosphatase, translated as MRKLILSSFDENSLYSKLDSERKESDLNRTGTPSRDDYERDYGRIVHSAAFRRLQSKTQVFGVGEGDFHRTRLTHSMEVAQIARGISLALNLKDSILNGIHGKIDTSLIEAAALSHDFGHPPFGHQGERALNEKMINFGGFEGNAQTFRILTRLERGNGLNLTRATLMAILKYPILYSQAVNVEVYNQHKYSPPKTSVYDDDKERFEWVTNILEPNEKDYYSELDKMDHKQKHHKTKHKSLECSIIELADDIAYATHDVEDALRLKLIDISELIDILKKYRLENDKALIKAANKLEDLIKGKINHSSQIIKDAIADIISLFISSVKIQEENCYTSPRIRYKAVLPAKLEDLINDLTKIVKEKVIDLQRVQTLEWKGGYVVKKLFEALQSEKKLLRISDQVLINTGMNLERVVCDYIAGMTDSYAIKMYSRLYESKESRLFDI; from the coding sequence GTGAGAAAATTGATTCTTTCATCTTTTGATGAAAATAGTTTATACAGCAAGTTGGATAGCGAGAGAAAAGAAAGTGATCTAAATAGGACAGGAACTCCTTCTAGAGATGACTATGAAAGAGATTATGGTAGGATAGTGCATTCTGCAGCATTTAGAAGATTACAATCTAAAACGCAAGTTTTTGGTGTGGGAGAGGGTGACTTTCATCGTACTCGTTTAACTCATTCTATGGAAGTTGCCCAGATTGCCCGAGGAATTTCTTTAGCCTTAAACTTAAAGGATTCTATTTTAAATGGGATCCATGGGAAAATAGATACTTCTTTAATAGAAGCTGCCGCTCTTTCTCATGATTTTGGACATCCTCCATTTGGACATCAAGGTGAGCGTGCTCTAAATGAAAAGATGATTAATTTTGGTGGATTTGAAGGGAATGCTCAAACATTTAGAATTTTAACAAGATTAGAAAGAGGAAACGGACTTAATCTTACAAGAGCTACATTGATGGCCATATTAAAATATCCCATTTTATATAGCCAGGCAGTGAATGTTGAAGTTTATAATCAACATAAGTACTCACCGCCTAAAACAAGTGTATATGATGATGATAAAGAAAGATTTGAATGGGTCACAAATATATTAGAACCTAATGAGAAAGATTATTATAGTGAACTTGATAAAATGGATCACAAGCAAAAGCATCATAAAACAAAACATAAATCTTTAGAATGTTCAATAATTGAATTAGCAGATGATATTGCTTATGCTACGCATGATGTGGAAGATGCGTTACGATTAAAATTAATTGATATAAGTGAATTGATCGATATTCTAAAAAAATATCGTTTAGAAAATGATAAAGCTTTAATAAAAGCTGCTAATAAATTAGAAGATCTAATAAAAGGGAAAATTAATCATTCATCGCAAATCATTAAAGATGCTATTGCAGACATAATTTCTCTTTTTATTTCAAGTGTGAAAATTCAAGAAGAAAATTGCTATACTTCACCTAGAATAAGGTATAAAGCAGTGCTACCTGCAAAGTTAGAAGATCTAATTAATGATTTAACTAAGATTGTAAAAGAAAAAGTGATTGATCTTCAGCGTGTGCAAACTTTAGAATGGAAAGGTGGTTACGTTGTAAAAAAACTTTTTGAAGCTCTACAAAGTGAAAAAAAATTATTACGTATCTCAGATCAAGTATTGATTAATACAGGTATGAATCTTGAAAGAGTGGTTTGCGACTATATTGCAGGGATGACTGATTCTTATGCTATTAAAATGTATTCTAGATTATACGAATCAAAAGAAAGTCGTTTATTTGATATATGA
- a CDS encoding class I SAM-dependent methyltransferase, with protein MNIPEHNSRNNIDRFNGFQELYDQHRPQAPGMVVDLLTNYLQKRPGLVVDVGCGTGLSTLIWQGRAAKVIGVEPNEDMITVARRKLEQLGDTDRITFEQGYSNQLPVDNGAADIITCSQSFHWMEPVSTLQEAARVLASGGVFAIYDCDWPPTINWQLEREYEHLIRLSDRLIEQHADPDTTASKRDKNTHLQALQDSGHFRFTREIVFHHTEPCSAERYTGLLLSQGGIQAALKLGAAAQHLESEIGVFQAMADDFFRGGVINVLFSYRMRLGIK; from the coding sequence ATGAATATCCCGGAGCACAACTCAAGGAATAATATCGATCGATTTAACGGCTTTCAGGAATTATATGATCAGCATCGTCCCCAGGCGCCCGGCATGGTGGTCGATCTACTGACCAATTATTTGCAGAAGCGACCGGGACTGGTCGTGGATGTAGGCTGTGGCACCGGACTATCCACTCTGATCTGGCAAGGACGGGCAGCAAAGGTGATTGGAGTCGAGCCCAACGAAGACATGATCACTGTCGCCCGGCGCAAGCTGGAACAGCTGGGAGATACGGATCGTATCACCTTTGAACAGGGCTATTCCAACCAGCTGCCTGTCGACAACGGAGCCGCCGATATCATTACCTGCTCTCAGTCCTTTCATTGGATGGAGCCGGTGAGTACGCTGCAGGAAGCAGCGAGAGTATTGGCATCGGGTGGTGTATTTGCCATATACGATTGCGACTGGCCGCCTACGATCAACTGGCAGCTGGAGAGGGAATATGAACATCTGATCCGGCTCTCCGACCGTTTGATCGAGCAGCATGCCGATCCAGACACAACAGCCAGCAAGCGGGACAAGAACACTCATCTGCAGGCACTGCAGGACAGCGGGCATTTCCGCTTTACCCGGGAGATCGTCTTCCATCATACCGAGCCATGCAGTGCGGAGCGCTATACCGGTCTGCTGCTCAGTCAGGGCGGTATTCAGGCCGCGTTAAAACTGGGAGCTGCCGCACAGCATCTCGAATCGGAGATCGGCGTGTTCCAGGCAATGGCAGATGACTTTTTCCGTGGTGGCGTTATTAATGTATTGTTCAGCTACCGCATGAGACTCGGCATCAAATAA
- a CDS encoding YjgB family protein: protein MLRHLSVRKGMLAAAIAGTTVLGAAGAGYGVLMPVHHAEAAASDYTQKLVLQNLNSFYKPALKGKFPGDMNAYTIGKTTRAEVLDRLGAAEVPRKNASGYDQYTANMGHPGYAFHYDKNNVLTEMRYFGTNVERQTNIGGITMKLLRQQWYAPASTTTIGSGANKQTKMTYIRGNYKLEFIFNSSTDLDHINLVKA from the coding sequence ATGTTACGTCATTTATCTGTACGAAAAGGAATGCTGGCTGCCGCGATCGCTGGCACAACCGTGCTGGGCGCAGCAGGCGCAGGCTATGGTGTACTCATGCCTGTTCATCATGCCGAAGCCGCAGCGAGCGATTATACGCAGAAGCTGGTGCTTCAGAACCTGAACAGCTTCTACAAGCCTGCTCTCAAAGGAAAATTCCCTGGAGACATGAATGCTTATACAATTGGCAAAACGACGAGAGCGGAAGTGCTGGATCGTCTCGGTGCAGCCGAGGTACCTCGCAAGAATGCCAGCGGATATGATCAATATACCGCCAATATGGGACATCCCGGATATGCCTTTCATTACGATAAAAACAATGTGCTGACCGAAATGCGCTATTTTGGCACCAATGTGGAGCGCCAGACCAATATCGGCGGAATCACGATGAAGCTGCTGCGTCAGCAGTGGTATGCACCTGCATCCACGACTACAATCGGCAGCGGAGCGAACAAGCAGACCAAGATGACCTATATCCGCGGTAACTACAAGCTGGAATTCATCTTCAACAGCAGCACCGATCTGGATCATATCAATCTCGTTAAGGCCTGA
- a CDS encoding winged helix-turn-helix transcriptional regulator, with amino-acid sequence MRICSDGFEEDFIDKERAMYAIAFTQNILTGRWKYLIIWYLDGSTRRFTDIKKFLGDLSQGSLTKQLKELEKDGIIKRVVYPEVPPRVEYSLTEKGTRLLPVLKNMEAFGNEYGEKPRSAKDS; translated from the coding sequence ATGAGAATATGCAGCGATGGGTTTGAAGAAGACTTTATCGATAAGGAACGAGCGATGTATGCTATAGCTTTTACACAAAATATACTCACAGGGCGTTGGAAATATTTGATTATCTGGTATCTGGACGGAAGTACGCGCCGGTTCACGGATATCAAAAAGTTTCTGGGGGACCTGTCTCAGGGCTCGCTCACCAAACAGCTGAAAGAACTGGAGAAGGACGGAATTATCAAGCGTGTTGTGTACCCCGAAGTGCCTCCACGGGTTGAATATTCACTGACAGAGAAGGGCACCCGGCTTCTTCCTGTACTAAAAAATATGGAGGCATTTGGCAACGAATATGGAGAAAAGCCCCGGTCTGCCAAAGATTCATAA
- a CDS encoding NAD(P)H-dependent flavin oxidoreductase, translating into MNNRVATILGIEKPIIQGPMSWITNAEFVAAVSNAGGLGILGPNAGQTTITTSPEETAERMRREIRKTKQLTDKPFGTTLIVDGDLKYTWPILEIIIEEGVQVVLLNGTEGTLTEKIVNPLKEANIKIVYRPLNPTFEDAHAAQDMGVDIYVVTGFDEGGTLPSSAIGTFTITPMIVDVLDIPVVSAGGIGDARGVASAFALGAEGVFLGSRFIPTVENPAALSVKQQIVDSSAADLLFYRTLPAYYRSLPTPFAEKLVALDKQGASRQEIAILSGGSSSIRIGMLEGNGEGGIITVGTGITPIKKIQTVQEVMDELAAGIQ; encoded by the coding sequence ATGAACAATCGCGTAGCCACTATTCTGGGAATTGAAAAACCGATCATACAAGGACCAATGAGCTGGATTACCAACGCCGAATTTGTGGCCGCTGTCAGCAATGCAGGCGGGCTGGGCATTCTCGGTCCCAACGCCGGCCAAACCACAATTACCACTTCTCCCGAAGAAACAGCCGAACGGATGCGCCGCGAAATTCGCAAAACAAAGCAATTAACGGATAAGCCGTTTGGTACGACATTGATCGTAGATGGCGATTTGAAATACACCTGGCCGATTTTGGAGATTATTATCGAGGAAGGCGTGCAAGTGGTTCTTCTTAATGGCACGGAAGGGACATTGACCGAAAAGATTGTTAACCCTTTAAAAGAAGCGAATATCAAGATCGTGTACCGGCCGTTGAACCCAACGTTCGAAGATGCACATGCTGCACAGGATATGGGTGTTGATATTTACGTGGTGACCGGGTTTGATGAAGGGGGTACGCTGCCATCGAGTGCGATTGGTACATTTACCATTACGCCTATGATCGTGGATGTGCTGGATATTCCGGTTGTCTCCGCTGGGGGAATTGGCGATGCCCGTGGGGTGGCGAGTGCTTTTGCATTGGGAGCAGAAGGTGTCTTTTTGGGAAGCCGCTTTATTCCTACGGTCGAGAATCCGGCAGCTCTGTCCGTCAAGCAACAAATCGTAGATTCATCGGCAGCGGATTTATTGTTTTACCGTACTTTGCCAGCCTACTATCGTTCGCTACCTACCCCATTTGCCGAGAAATTGGTCGCCTTGGACAAACAGGGAGCTTCTCGCCAAGAAATTGCTATTCTCTCGGGAGGGTCAAGCTCGATCCGCATCGGGATGCTTGAAGGCAATGGTGAAGGTGGCATTATTACCGTAGGTACGGGCATTACACCGATCAAGAAAATCCAGACTGTGCAGGAAGTAATGGATGAACTGGCAGCCGGCATCCAGTAA
- a CDS encoding MarR family winged helix-turn-helix transcriptional regulator, whose amino-acid sequence MTDRVDCDIRQSVDRISSQMRRDYSESLRELNLYVGQDNLLSRLWIDDGVTQMQLCEYLNCEPPTVTHMVRSLEQNGFIYRTRDEQDKRIMRIFLTEKGKELEAPVRLKWQQQQEKLLHSISADERILLRQLMKRMESNLL is encoded by the coding sequence ATGACGGACAGAGTGGATTGTGATATTCGTCAATCGGTCGATCGAATTTCCTCTCAAATGCGCAGGGATTATAGTGAGTCTTTACGGGAGTTGAACCTGTATGTAGGACAGGATAATCTGCTTTCCCGTTTGTGGATCGATGACGGAGTCACACAAATGCAGCTATGCGAATATTTGAACTGTGAACCTCCTACGGTCACCCATATGGTAAGGTCACTTGAACAAAATGGATTTATATATCGTACCCGTGACGAACAAGACAAAAGGATCATGCGCATTTTCCTGACCGAAAAAGGCAAAGAATTAGAAGCACCGGTAAGATTAAAATGGCAGCAGCAGCAAGAAAAACTGCTCCATTCGATATCCGCAGATGAGCGTATACTACTAAGGCAGCTTATGAAAAGAATGGAAAGTAACTTGTTATAA
- a CDS encoding NAD(P)H-binding protein, producing the protein MNPVNPSTVEPAITSHRPKIVLTGATGYIGHNMLKQLVRDYDVIALSRHERKDHNNEHVEWRACELFSMSDADECLEGADYAIYLVHSMLPTAKLTQAKFEDMDVILADHFARAARKNGIKQIIYLSGIIPENVPREQLSRHLRSRLEVEQVLGSYGVPVTTIRAGLIVGPQGSSFPILARLVRRLPIMTLPEWTRTMTHPIALSDVLNAIQQSIGSPQLYNRAIDVGGPDVMTYKQMMEKTAEVMHKQRTFIDIPLLTIGLSRLWVTLVTQMPREMVYPLVESLAHPMVAHKDHHVPGISDGKVTFEDAARIALEQESQEQHKQKTKSSSHSHSSSSSAPAVSDVRSIQRVLIPEGKNARWAGSYYMEWLGRLLPGIVRTEQDQPGHYCVYVRFLRKPILELTFCPERSDAGSAVYYITGGAFARIKETHEGRLEFQQIPGTQECVIAIHDYLPSLPWFLYKFTQARVHLLVMHAFRRHLLRLIASDRQDHPSSASQPSSSQ; encoded by the coding sequence ATGAATCCTGTTAATCCTTCTACTGTAGAACCTGCTATTACCTCACACCGTCCCAAAATTGTACTGACCGGAGCGACTGGCTATATCGGTCATAATATGCTGAAACAGCTGGTACGTGACTATGATGTGATTGCGCTGTCCCGTCATGAACGCAAAGACCACAATAATGAACATGTAGAATGGCGGGCCTGCGAATTGTTCTCCATGTCCGATGCGGATGAATGTCTGGAGGGCGCAGACTATGCCATCTATCTGGTTCATTCCATGTTACCCACTGCCAAGCTGACCCAAGCCAAATTCGAAGATATGGATGTTATTCTGGCGGATCACTTTGCCCGGGCTGCCCGTAAAAACGGAATCAAACAGATTATTTACCTGAGCGGCATTATCCCGGAAAATGTACCGCGAGAGCAGCTGTCCCGTCACTTGCGCAGCCGTCTGGAAGTGGAGCAGGTGCTCGGCTCCTACGGTGTACCGGTCACAACGATACGCGCCGGGCTGATCGTCGGGCCGCAAGGTTCTTCTTTTCCGATACTCGCCCGTCTGGTTCGCAGGCTGCCGATTATGACGCTGCCGGAGTGGACCCGCACGATGACCCATCCGATTGCGTTATCGGATGTACTGAATGCGATCCAGCAGAGCATAGGCAGTCCACAGCTGTATAACCGCGCTATTGATGTAGGCGGTCCCGATGTGATGACGTACAAGCAAATGATGGAGAAAACAGCCGAAGTCATGCACAAGCAGCGTACCTTTATCGATATTCCGCTGCTGACGATCGGTCTGTCCCGGCTGTGGGTTACTCTGGTTACCCAGATGCCACGTGAAATGGTCTATCCGCTGGTCGAGAGTCTCGCTCACCCGATGGTCGCCCATAAGGACCACCATGTGCCAGGCATCAGCGACGGCAAGGTGACTTTTGAAGATGCAGCCCGGATTGCGCTGGAGCAGGAATCCCAGGAGCAGCACAAGCAGAAAACCAAATCCAGCAGTCATTCCCACTCGTCGTCCTCGTCTGCTCCGGCAGTATCGGATGTGCGCTCTATCCAGCGAGTCCTTATACCCGAAGGCAAAAATGCCCGCTGGGCCGGCAGCTATTATATGGAATGGCTTGGGCGACTATTGCCGGGGATTGTGCGCACCGAGCAGGATCAACCGGGTCATTACTGCGTATATGTGCGCTTTTTGCGCAAGCCGATTCTGGAGCTGACTTTCTGTCCGGAGCGCAGTGACGCCGGAAGCGCCGTATATTATATTACCGGTGGAGCTTTTGCCCGGATCAAGGAGACGCATGAGGGACGACTGGAATTCCAGCAGATTCCCGGTACCCAGGAATGCGTAATCGCGATTCATGATTATTTGCCTTCGCTGCCGTGGTTCCTGTACAAGTTTACGCAGGCTCGTGTGCATCTGCTGGTTATGCATGCTTTTCGCAGACATCTGCTGCGCCTGATTGCTTCAGATCGCCAGGATCATCCGTCTTCCGCTTCCCAGCCGTCCAGCTCACAGTAA